In Thermoplasmata archaeon, a single genomic region encodes these proteins:
- a CDS encoding AAA family ATPase — MAFPIDIQSLIEGRLIEGARLEFKKNWNPERTLHSICAFANDIDDWGGGYIVLGIDDENGNQISGIDPSSVDRIQKELINISNLIKPRYYPISDNVRYKDKVLLVIWVPAGMERPYSCPIRLNKDGNTKERAYYIRKASSTVQSGPTEERELFSRASTTPFDDQGNDHAALDDIKTELVSSFLYDIGSSMFNQLDAMDHITALRQMDLVRGLPEDPHPANVGLLFFNRDPEKFFRCARIEVAEIPDPAGDSLSERTFTGPLPAQIRDCLTYVKNYLISEKIYKVQDKAEAIRFYNYPFQALEEGLINAVFHKDYRIPEPVTMVSYRDRIEITSCPGPDRSISDSDISSMTMISRHQTNRRIGDYLKELHLSEGRNTGIPKIKRAMEMNGNPPARILTDEARSYCTLILPIHPDFLKETEKDSYNEEDRIESLIRAKGCLAMKDICTNLGYSGVNKRVSDVIKRMISEGRLEYLYPDKPRNPKQRICLKR; from the coding sequence ATGGCATTCCCGATAGATATACAATCCCTCATCGAAGGCAGACTGATAGAAGGGGCCAGATTAGAATTCAAGAAAAACTGGAACCCGGAACGCACCCTCCATTCCATCTGTGCATTTGCCAACGATATCGACGATTGGGGAGGCGGATACATAGTCTTAGGTATAGACGATGAGAACGGGAATCAGATAAGCGGAATAGATCCTTCCTCGGTCGATAGGATTCAGAAGGAACTCATCAACATATCTAACCTCATAAAACCGCGTTACTATCCGATATCGGACAACGTCAGATACAAGGACAAAGTCCTCCTTGTGATCTGGGTTCCTGCAGGCATGGAAAGGCCATACAGCTGTCCTATCAGACTAAATAAGGATGGGAATACAAAAGAACGTGCATACTACATCAGGAAAGCATCCTCAACTGTTCAATCCGGACCTACCGAAGAGAGGGAACTGTTCAGCCGCGCATCGACCACGCCGTTCGATGATCAGGGTAACGACCATGCTGCCTTAGATGATATCAAAACCGAACTGGTTTCATCGTTTTTGTATGATATCGGCAGCAGCATGTTTAATCAACTGGATGCCATGGATCACATCACGGCCCTAAGACAAATGGATCTCGTAAGAGGCCTCCCTGAGGACCCGCATCCCGCCAACGTAGGCTTATTGTTCTTCAACAGGGACCCGGAAAAGTTCTTCAGATGTGCAAGGATAGAGGTCGCAGAAATTCCGGATCCGGCGGGAGACAGTCTGAGCGAGAGGACGTTCACCGGCCCCTTGCCAGCACAGATCAGAGACTGCCTTACCTATGTGAAGAATTATCTGATCTCTGAGAAGATCTACAAAGTACAGGACAAGGCGGAGGCGATCCGGTTCTATAACTACCCGTTCCAGGCGCTGGAAGAGGGGCTGATCAATGCCGTGTTCCATAAGGACTACAGAATCCCGGAACCTGTGACAATGGTATCCTACAGAGATCGTATCGAAATAACCAGCTGTCCTGGGCCCGATCGCTCGATATCGGACAGCGACATATCCTCGATGACTATGATCTCACGCCACCAGACCAACCGCCGCATCGGAGATTATCTCAAAGAACTGCATCTGTCTGAAGGACGCAACACGGGGATACCTAAGATCAAAAGGGCGATGGAGATGAACGGAAACCCGCCAGCAAGAATACTGACCGACGAAGCCCGCAGTTATTGTACGTTGATACTGCCGATCCATCCAGATTTTTTGAAGGAGACGGAAAAGGACAGCTACAACGAAGAGGATCGGATAGAGTCCCTTATCAGGGCAAAAGGCTGTCTGGCGATGAAGGACATCTGCACAAATCTTGGATATTCTGGTGTGAACAAAAGAGTCTCCGACGTAATTAAGAGAATGATATCCGAAGGCAGACTGGAGTACCTGTATCCGGATAAGCCGCGGAACCCGAAACAGAGGATCTGTCTGAAGAGATGA
- a CDS encoding transcriptional regulator: MDRLGLINTTRAILAKAGFDVSSALTLRGICFDIVARRDQQVLIVKVLSNIDAFSKDNAEEMKVLAESLGATPLVTGERSSSGALEPGIVYSRFNISIVSNETLADLLLEEAPPFIFAAPGGLYVRLDSELLKAAREERGISLGVLAETAGVSRRTIQMYESGMGAMIDAALRMEEFLELPIIEPIDPFTFKSEERLKEQRETPSYDDSFALKQLSTLGFTVRPVVKSPFEAVSNSSSAVMLTSLGSDDQKVMERAIVASELSRIMDRFSVLIVEKKHERDNINSTAVVSNEELKKIDEPNELTNLVAERGTKR; this comes from the coding sequence ATGGACAGACTAGGACTTATCAACACAACACGTGCCATCCTAGCGAAGGCGGGTTTCGATGTCTCGTCCGCACTGACGCTCAGAGGAATCTGCTTCGATATAGTGGCCCGCAGGGACCAACAGGTATTGATAGTGAAGGTACTGAGCAACATAGACGCCTTCTCCAAGGACAACGCCGAGGAGATGAAGGTCCTGGCGGAATCGCTGGGAGCCACCCCACTGGTCACCGGGGAGCGTTCGAGCTCCGGTGCGTTGGAACCGGGGATCGTCTATTCAAGATTCAACATCTCCATCGTCTCCAACGAGACACTGGCGGATCTCCTACTTGAAGAGGCGCCGCCGTTCATATTCGCCGCGCCCGGCGGACTGTATGTCAGACTGGACAGCGAACTCCTTAAGGCAGCAAGGGAGGAGAGGGGCATCAGTTTAGGAGTCCTGGCGGAGACCGCAGGGGTATCACGGCGTACCATCCAGATGTACGAGTCCGGTATGGGCGCTATGATCGATGCGGCACTGCGCATGGAGGAGTTCCTGGAGCTCCCGATAATAGAGCCGATAGACCCGTTCACATTCAAGAGCGAGGAACGTCTGAAGGAGCAGCGCGAAACGCCTAGTTACGACGACTCCTTCGCACTCAAGCAGCTGTCCACATTGGGATTCACCGTCAGACCTGTCGTGAAGAGTCCTTTCGAAGCAGTCTCCAACAGCAGCAGCGCGGTCATGCTCACCAGCCTCGGATCCGATGACCAGAAGGTCATGGAGAGAGCGATAGTCGCATCAGAGCTCTCGAGGATAATGGACCGTTTCTCAGTCCTCATCGTGGAGAAGAAGCACGAGAGGGACAACATCAACTCCACTGCAGTCGTGTCCAACGAGGAGCTGAAGAAGATCGACGAACCAAACGAACTCACCAACCTGGTCGCCGAGAGGGGAACGAAGAGATGA
- a CDS encoding CPBP family intramembrane metalloprotease: MGCDECDRCRAMGYKFCIRCGQSFAEEAAVPVHTVQKEEGLFKESVLRQLVLPSMIMIFIGIIASVSVMLLDFNAVMSFMEEQTVDLWVWFAGLFKFCTLTGTGSQVYFVFLAVVGIACCLLVLWDSREFFKPGEGYFDRTDKTPLFWVGLLVGSILALELLISVFFSLIGMGIETPGGLLDLTLEEAIYLFTQAAVWEELVFRVLLFGLPVTVVALACGEKGALRYILGGFGASKLAITFLVFSAVLFAFAHVDSWGFAKFFTVILGGFMMGYVFMRFGLHAAILCHLINDFMMVWSLGIGEIFASLMILGILGFGILNLPLLFKKTYKGLKKVKTLPLTGFAVAAVDVPASEEVPEESPAEPQESAESRLMEIEDQDDSQGPKTD, from the coding sequence ATGGGATGCGACGAATGCGACAGGTGCAGAGCGATGGGATACAAGTTCTGCATAAGATGCGGCCAGAGCTTCGCAGAAGAGGCCGCCGTCCCCGTGCATACCGTCCAGAAGGAGGAAGGGCTGTTCAAGGAATCGGTCCTCAGACAGCTGGTGCTCCCTTCGATGATAATGATCTTCATCGGGATAATCGCGAGTGTAAGCGTCATGCTGCTGGACTTCAACGCCGTGATGAGCTTCATGGAGGAACAGACCGTTGACCTTTGGGTCTGGTTCGCCGGATTATTCAAGTTCTGCACGCTCACCGGTACCGGCTCGCAGGTATACTTCGTATTCCTGGCCGTGGTCGGCATTGCTTGCTGCCTCCTGGTCCTCTGGGATTCGAGGGAATTCTTCAAGCCCGGAGAGGGTTACTTCGACAGGACGGACAAGACGCCTCTGTTCTGGGTCGGACTCCTCGTAGGTTCGATCCTCGCTTTGGAACTCCTCATAAGCGTGTTCTTCAGCCTCATAGGGATGGGGATAGAGACTCCAGGAGGTCTGCTGGACCTAACGCTGGAAGAGGCCATTTACCTGTTCACCCAAGCGGCTGTCTGGGAGGAACTGGTGTTCCGTGTCCTCCTGTTCGGTCTGCCTGTAACGGTTGTCGCCCTGGCATGCGGGGAGAAGGGCGCACTGAGATACATCTTAGGAGGGTTCGGCGCAAGCAAACTGGCCATCACCTTCCTCGTATTCTCGGCGGTGCTGTTCGCATTCGCCCATGTCGATTCGTGGGGATTCGCGAAGTTCTTCACCGTCATACTGGGCGGATTCATGATGGGATACGTGTTCATGAGATTCGGACTGCATGCTGCCATCCTATGCCATCTGATCAACGATTTCATGATGGTCTGGTCCCTGGGGATCGGAGAGATATTTGCATCGCTGATGATCCTGGGGATCCTGGGATTCGGGATCCTCAACCTGCCTCTGCTGTTCAAGAAGACGTATAAGGGCCTCAAGAAGGTCAAGACACTGCCTCTCACAGGATTCGCAGTGGCCGCCGTGGACGTCCCCGCATCCGAGGAAGTACCTGAGGAATCTCCTGCAGAACCGCAGGAGTCTGCGGAATCCAGACTTATGGAGATCGAGGATCAGGACGACAGCCAAGGCCCCAAGACGGACTGA